In a single window of the Tellurirhabdus bombi genome:
- a CDS encoding isoamylase early set domain-containing protein, translated as MAIEKKSVKSKPTISKVTFSLPAEAVNGAKKVALVGSFNDWKPEASPLKSQKDGSYKITLELPLGQEYAFRYLVDDETWINDPEADKYIASGVSLDENSVVVL; from the coding sequence ATGGCTATTGAAAAAAAGTCTGTCAAAAGTAAACCAACCATTTCTAAAGTAACCTTTTCGTTGCCTGCCGAAGCGGTAAACGGCGCAAAAAAAGTTGCTCTTGTCGGTTCGTTTAATGACTGGAAACCAGAAGCTTCTCCGCTAAAGTCACAGAAAGATGGCTCATACAAAATAACCCTCGAATTGCCACTCGGTCAGGAGTATGCATTCCGCTATTTGGTGGATGACGAAACCTGGATTAACGATCCGGAAGCGGACAAATATATAGCCAGTGGTGTCTCTTTAGACGAAAATTCAGTGGTTGTATTGTAA
- a CDS encoding TonB-dependent receptor, which yields MRKIISFCLYFFALSSALAQHTLSGQVKHQENNEAVIGATIFIPELRTGATTDVNGSYRLANLPNGTFTIQVSFISHKTIVQKVTLPGVQTLDFTMENSVNSLEEVIVSGSSTKTIIKESPIPIAALSRIQWLQTPSTNLIDAVAKLPGMSQISTGVGLSKPIIRGLGFNRVITMHDGVRQEDNQWGEEHSIQVDEYSIDRYEIIRGAGSLMYGSDGLGGVMSILSPRPVEEGKIVGRVLTNYMTNNNMVGLSAQVAGNKNGFVWHLQTSRKDAKNYRNPVDGRVYNSNFQEPLNFNGFLGLNKKWGYSRLYFVRSFQRYSIVTGTRNERGQFTKAVALNDSTDGFIPAPANELNGRTFDPSNSQRLGNYKVSLNNYFQLGESSLSVNLSYAQNRRVEFGNVFAPGVADLYLFLQTMYYDARYNLPARKGWETTLGTNGMRQNLDNRGSQTLYPNYNLFDNGIFVFTKKSYDRLKLSGGVRYDIRNLDINKLYIDPEGLFQAQPVPGAIERFPGFQRTYQNISASAGGVYNLTSRLAVRANASRGFRAPTVPELSSNGEHAGTFRYEIGNLKALPEVAYQGDLGATFEAKSVYLDVSIFQNSIQNYTYSERVLSPAGQDSIINGVPVFRYAQGNARLRGLEATFTWNPVGARWLNFTQSYSSVFTRNLAAKEPAARYLPFMPAPRWITQVKLTRDSWKNRLRNIYLSADMEITQRQDRVLLAYNTETETPGYTLVNLGVGGDIVSNSKHTLFSIYLAATNLFDVAYQSHQSRLKYLDANPVTGRQGVYSMGRNVSIRLVIPFEGKL from the coding sequence ATGCGAAAGATTATTTCCTTCTGCCTGTATTTTTTTGCCCTTTCTTCTGCCCTTGCACAACATACCTTATCCGGTCAGGTAAAGCACCAGGAAAACAACGAGGCCGTTATCGGGGCAACTATTTTCATCCCTGAACTCCGTACGGGCGCTACCACCGATGTCAATGGATCCTATCGCCTGGCTAACCTGCCCAACGGCACCTTTACCATTCAGGTGTCCTTTATTTCGCACAAAACCATTGTGCAGAAAGTGACGCTTCCGGGCGTTCAGACGCTGGATTTCACAATGGAAAACTCGGTCAATTCCCTGGAAGAAGTCATTGTGTCGGGTTCATCGACCAAAACAATCATCAAGGAAAGTCCCATTCCTATTGCGGCGCTCTCTCGAATTCAATGGCTGCAAACACCTTCGACTAACCTGATCGATGCAGTTGCGAAACTCCCCGGCATGTCTCAGATTTCAACGGGTGTTGGATTATCCAAGCCCATTATTCGGGGGTTGGGATTCAACCGCGTCATTACCATGCACGATGGCGTGCGGCAGGAAGACAACCAATGGGGCGAAGAACACAGCATCCAGGTCGACGAATATTCCATTGACCGCTACGAAATCATCCGGGGCGCTGGCAGCCTCATGTACGGTTCCGACGGCCTTGGCGGGGTCATGTCCATTTTGTCGCCCCGCCCCGTTGAAGAAGGTAAAATTGTTGGTCGCGTGTTAACCAACTACATGACGAACAATAACATGGTTGGCTTGTCGGCGCAGGTTGCCGGTAATAAAAATGGCTTTGTCTGGCACCTTCAGACGAGTCGGAAAGATGCGAAAAATTACCGCAATCCGGTAGATGGTCGCGTGTATAATTCAAATTTTCAGGAGCCACTTAACTTTAACGGATTCCTGGGTCTGAATAAGAAATGGGGCTATTCTCGCCTGTATTTTGTCCGGTCATTTCAGCGCTATAGCATCGTTACCGGAACCCGGAACGAGCGGGGGCAATTCACCAAAGCGGTTGCGCTGAACGACAGCACCGACGGCTTTATTCCAGCTCCCGCCAATGAACTAAATGGCCGCACCTTCGATCCCTCGAATTCGCAGCGACTCGGCAACTACAAAGTTTCACTCAACAATTATTTCCAACTGGGCGAGTCTTCTTTATCGGTTAATCTGTCGTACGCTCAGAATCGCCGGGTCGAATTTGGAAACGTTTTTGCGCCTGGTGTTGCCGATTTGTACCTGTTTCTGCAAACCATGTATTACGACGCCCGTTATAATCTGCCCGCCCGAAAAGGCTGGGAAACAACGCTGGGAACTAATGGAATGCGCCAGAATCTGGACAACCGGGGCAGCCAGACTCTTTATCCAAACTACAACCTGTTTGATAACGGTATTTTTGTTTTTACGAAGAAAAGTTACGACCGTTTGAAACTCAGCGGCGGCGTTCGGTATGACATTCGCAATCTGGATATCAACAAATTATACATTGATCCCGAAGGTCTTTTTCAGGCGCAACCCGTTCCCGGTGCCATCGAACGCTTCCCTGGTTTTCAAAGAACCTACCAGAATATTTCCGCCAGTGCCGGTGGCGTTTACAACCTCACTTCCAGGTTAGCCGTCCGCGCCAATGCCTCCCGTGGTTTTCGCGCGCCAACCGTTCCCGAACTATCTTCCAACGGCGAACACGCCGGTACGTTCCGATACGAAATTGGTAATCTGAAAGCCCTTCCCGAGGTGGCTTATCAGGGTGATTTAGGGGCTACCTTCGAGGCAAAAAGCGTTTACCTGGATGTCAGTATTTTCCAGAATTCCATTCAGAACTATACGTATTCAGAGCGCGTGCTGAGTCCTGCCGGTCAGGATTCGATCATCAATGGAGTTCCTGTTTTCCGGTACGCGCAGGGCAATGCCCGCCTGCGGGGTCTGGAAGCTACATTTACGTGGAATCCGGTTGGTGCCCGCTGGTTAAATTTCACCCAGAGCTATTCATCGGTCTTTACCCGAAATTTAGCGGCCAAAGAGCCTGCTGCCCGTTATTTGCCATTTATGCCCGCCCCGCGCTGGATTACGCAGGTCAAATTAACCCGAGACAGTTGGAAAAACAGATTGCGCAATATCTACCTTTCGGCCGATATGGAAATCACGCAGCGGCAGGATCGAGTGCTGCTCGCTTACAATACGGAAACGGAAACGCCCGGCTATACACTTGTCAATCTTGGCGTTGGCGGAGATATTGTGTCGAACAGTAAACATACCTTATTTTCTATTTATCTGGCCGCTACCAACCTGTTTGACGTTGCTTACCAAAGTCACCAGAGCCGCCTGAAATACCTGGATGCAAATCCGGTAACAGGTCGTCAGGGTGTTTACAGCATGGGACGAAACGTAAGTATCCGGTTAGTAATTCCCTTTGAAGGAAAACTTTAA
- a CDS encoding 4-hydroxyproline epimerase, with amino-acid sequence MSAYHFFCIDAHTCGNPVRVVTGGSIPFLHGTSMSEKRQHFLREYDWIRKGLMFEPRGHDMMSGSILYPPIDPANDAGVLFIETSGCLPMCGHGTIGTVTVAIEQNLIRPKTPGVLNLEVPAGLVRAEYVQEGQKVKSVKITNIKSYLAAEKLTVECPDLGELTVDVAYGGNFYAIVDPQANFPGLQHYKAEQLIGWAREMRQRMNEKYTFVHPENPTINGLSHILWTGEPLKETSTARNAVFYGDKAIDRSPCGTGTSARLAQWYTKGWLKPGEDFVHESIIGSIFTGRIEAETELAGKPAIVPSIEGWARIHGYNHIILDEDDPYVHGFQVI; translated from the coding sequence ATGTCAGCTTACCACTTTTTTTGTATCGATGCTCACACCTGCGGCAATCCGGTTCGGGTGGTAACAGGTGGGAGCATTCCGTTCCTGCACGGGACGTCAATGAGCGAAAAACGGCAGCATTTCCTGCGCGAATACGACTGGATTCGGAAAGGGCTGATGTTTGAGCCGCGCGGCCACGACATGATGTCGGGCAGCATTCTGTATCCGCCCATCGACCCGGCCAACGACGCCGGGGTGCTGTTCATCGAAACATCGGGCTGTTTGCCGATGTGCGGTCACGGCACCATCGGGACGGTTACGGTGGCTATCGAACAAAATCTGATTCGGCCCAAAACGCCGGGTGTGCTGAATCTGGAAGTGCCCGCCGGACTGGTTCGGGCGGAGTATGTGCAGGAAGGCCAGAAAGTAAAATCGGTCAAGATCACCAACATAAAATCGTATCTCGCCGCCGAAAAGCTGACGGTTGAGTGTCCTGATTTGGGTGAACTAACCGTGGATGTCGCCTACGGCGGTAATTTTTACGCCATCGTCGATCCGCAAGCCAATTTTCCGGGTTTGCAGCATTACAAAGCCGAGCAGCTCATTGGCTGGGCGCGGGAGATGCGGCAACGGATGAACGAAAAATACACGTTTGTGCATCCCGAAAATCCGACCATCAACGGACTGAGCCACATCCTCTGGACGGGCGAACCCCTGAAAGAAACGTCTACGGCGCGTAACGCGGTGTTCTACGGCGACAAAGCCATTGACCGCTCGCCCTGCGGCACCGGCACGTCGGCGCGGCTGGCCCAGTGGTACACCAAAGGCTGGCTGAAACCGGGCGAGGATTTTGTTCACGAAAGCATCATCGGCTCGATTTTTACGGGACGAATCGAAGCTGAAACCGAATTAGCCGGAAAACCAGCTATTGTTCCCAGCATTGAAGGCTGGGCGAGAATTCACGGTTACAATCACATCATTCTTGACGAAGATGATCCGTACGTACACGGATTCCAGGTAATATGA
- a CDS encoding TIM barrel protein has product MLQRRDFVKSTLGLAAAAMTGSVANAENWHSQPAFVAKNKFKLMYAPHFGMFSNSAGKDPIDQLKFMADQGFTALEDNGMMGRSPEEQEKIGKELNRLGMKMGVFVVDKGGNSQNSLAAGKKEYIDIFLNGCKRAVEVAKRCNAKFMTVVPGDFERNLPIGIQTGHVIDALRRGSDILAPHNLTMVLEPLSDTPNLFLRTSDQTYEICRGVNSPACKILFDVYHMQKNEGHIIPHIDWCWSEIGYFQIGDNPGRKEPTTGEINYKKVFEHVYKKAKAENKEFIFGMEHGNSKPGKEGEEALIKAYIESDSFVV; this is encoded by the coding sequence ATGCTACAACGACGTGACTTTGTAAAATCTACCTTAGGCCTTGCTGCCGCAGCGATGACAGGAAGTGTTGCCAACGCCGAGAACTGGCATTCTCAACCTGCTTTCGTGGCTAAAAATAAATTTAAGTTAATGTACGCGCCGCACTTCGGCATGTTTTCAAACAGCGCGGGAAAAGACCCGATTGATCAGTTAAAATTCATGGCTGACCAGGGTTTTACGGCTCTGGAAGACAATGGCATGATGGGTCGCTCGCCCGAAGAACAGGAAAAAATCGGGAAAGAGCTGAACCGCCTGGGCATGAAAATGGGCGTATTTGTAGTGGATAAAGGAGGTAATTCTCAAAATTCGCTGGCGGCGGGTAAGAAAGAATACATCGATATTTTCCTGAATGGTTGCAAGCGGGCGGTTGAGGTGGCAAAACGGTGCAATGCCAAATTCATGACGGTGGTGCCGGGCGATTTCGAACGGAACTTGCCGATTGGGATTCAAACGGGCCACGTCATTGATGCGTTGCGTCGGGGCTCCGATATTCTCGCGCCGCACAATCTCACGATGGTATTGGAGCCGTTGAGCGATACGCCTAATCTGTTTTTACGCACGTCCGACCAGACGTACGAAATCTGCCGGGGCGTCAATAGCCCAGCTTGTAAGATTCTGTTTGATGTTTACCACATGCAGAAAAACGAAGGCCACATCATTCCGCACATTGACTGGTGTTGGAGCGAAATCGGTTATTTTCAGATTGGTGATAATCCGGGCCGGAAAGAGCCAACAACGGGCGAAATCAATTACAAGAAAGTTTTCGAGCACGTCTATAAAAAGGCCAAGGCTGAAAACAAGGAGTTTATTTTTGGGATGGAACACGGCAACTCCAAACCGGGCAAAGAAGGGGAAGAAGCCTTGATTAAAGCTTATATAGAATCAGATAGCTTTGTGGTCTAA
- a CDS encoding PVC-type heme-binding CxxCH protein, translated as MNTRRVRVFPRMSRRAVILSAAGLLAGSTLISAYQNTDLNRASKSYLTSLFSQLNEDDKHDPKYAVAALDVAPGLEATLFAAEPMLINPTNIDVDARGRVWVCEAYNYRPAINGNPTHAEGDRIVILEDTSGDGKADVNKVFYQGPELESPLGVWVQGNKVIVSNSPHIYVFTDENGDDKADKKEILFTGVSGEQHDHGMHTFVFGPDGKWYFNFGNEGKQIRDKDGKPIFDRTTGLAIDAKSYRQGMIFRCNPDGSEMEVMGDNFRNNYEVALDSYGTMWQSDNDDDGNKGVRINYVMEYGNYGYTDEMTGAGWQVSRTNMEPDVPSRHWHLNDPGVVPNLLQTGAGSPTGIIVYEGKLLPAQFQNQVIHCDAGPNVVRAYPVQPDGAGYKAEIVNIVHGARDQWFRPSDVCVAPDGSLIVSDWYDPGVGGHQAGDQARGRIFRIAPPNTPYKMPKVDVTTTAGAIEALQSPNMGVRYAGWNALRALGDKAEKDLAKFYKTSAEPRMKARALWLLSKLDGKKGKKYVEQGLKETDPNLRITALRAAREMKMDLIPYLKKLVNDPSAQVRRECAIALRRNTSSQAPELWAQLAMQHDGKDRWYLEALGIGADGQWDSFYTAWLKRAGVNPIGTAAGKDIVWRSRTKEAVPMLARLAADQQTDMSQRLRYFRAFDFNPGGTEKSNALLTIIKNNPGNTEINKLALRHLDPSFVKQSPDAGAALAKLMDEVYGTKEYMDLVSRYEPKAENKRLLQLATQNAMTGMGRDASRQLLKQEGSPLIWEVVNGSNTDAVTQMLLALRMVGTKESIDILKTVALDEKRPASLRMDATRALGGSMNGADEVLVLLKGKQIKGDYKKAAVQGVSNDWRKGVRQEVASYLDGATGAEGKKLPGIPELLAMNGDASRGGMIFKNNCSVCHQVNSEGMDFGPKLSEIGSKLAKEGQYLAILYPDAGISFGFEGWEVKFKDGSTMAGIVSSKTETDLQMKFPGGIVTNYKMSDVVSMKKMDSSMMPSGLQEAMSTQELVDLVEYLASLKKK; from the coding sequence ATGAATACTCGTCGAGTGCGTGTATTTCCGCGTATGTCACGGCGGGCTGTTATCCTTTCGGCAGCCGGTTTGCTTGCTGGTAGCACGTTGATTAGCGCTTACCAAAATACAGATCTCAACCGGGCCTCAAAATCCTACCTGACCAGTCTTTTTTCGCAACTAAACGAAGACGATAAGCATGATCCGAAATATGCCGTAGCGGCTTTGGACGTGGCGCCGGGTCTGGAAGCAACGCTTTTTGCCGCCGAGCCCATGCTGATCAATCCAACCAACATCGATGTAGACGCGCGGGGGCGGGTTTGGGTTTGTGAAGCGTATAACTACCGTCCGGCGATCAACGGAAACCCAACGCACGCAGAGGGGGATCGAATTGTCATTCTGGAAGATACAAGCGGCGATGGCAAGGCGGATGTCAATAAAGTTTTTTACCAGGGGCCTGAACTCGAATCGCCGCTTGGCGTTTGGGTACAGGGCAATAAAGTAATTGTCTCAAATAGTCCCCACATCTACGTATTTACGGATGAGAATGGGGATGATAAAGCCGACAAAAAAGAAATTCTGTTCACGGGCGTAAGTGGCGAACAGCACGACCACGGCATGCACACATTTGTGTTTGGACCGGACGGCAAGTGGTATTTCAATTTTGGAAACGAAGGCAAGCAGATTCGGGATAAAGACGGAAAACCAATCTTCGACCGAACCACAGGCTTAGCGATTGACGCCAAAAGCTACCGCCAGGGCATGATTTTTCGCTGCAATCCCGACGGCAGTGAGATGGAAGTAATGGGCGATAATTTCCGGAATAATTACGAAGTCGCGCTCGATTCGTACGGGACCATGTGGCAGTCGGATAATGACGACGATGGCAACAAAGGCGTGCGGATTAACTACGTAATGGAGTACGGCAATTACGGCTATACGGATGAGATGACGGGCGCTGGCTGGCAGGTCAGCCGAACCAATATGGAGCCGGATGTTCCGAGTCGCCACTGGCATTTGAATGATCCCGGCGTTGTGCCCAACCTGCTGCAAACGGGTGCGGGTTCGCCAACCGGCATCATTGTGTACGAGGGCAAGCTGTTGCCGGCTCAGTTCCAAAATCAGGTGATTCACTGCGATGCGGGACCCAATGTTGTTCGGGCATACCCGGTGCAGCCAGACGGGGCGGGCTACAAAGCCGAAATTGTGAATATTGTGCACGGTGCGCGTGATCAATGGTTCCGGCCTTCGGATGTCTGCGTGGCGCCGGATGGCTCGCTGATTGTATCTGATTGGTACGACCCGGGCGTTGGCGGTCACCAGGCGGGCGATCAGGCGCGGGGACGGATTTTCCGCATTGCCCCGCCAAATACCCCTTACAAAATGCCCAAAGTGGACGTAACCACGACCGCCGGGGCAATCGAAGCGTTGCAAAGTCCCAATATGGGCGTTCGCTATGCGGGATGGAACGCCTTAAGAGCGTTGGGTGACAAAGCCGAAAAAGACCTGGCGAAGTTCTACAAAACGTCGGCGGAACCCCGCATGAAAGCCCGGGCGCTCTGGCTCCTGAGTAAATTGGACGGTAAAAAAGGAAAGAAATACGTAGAACAAGGGCTCAAAGAAACCGATCCTAATCTGCGCATAACCGCCCTGCGTGCCGCCCGCGAGATGAAGATGGATCTTATCCCTTATCTGAAAAAGCTCGTTAATGACCCAAGTGCGCAGGTGCGTCGCGAGTGTGCTATTGCGCTGCGCCGGAATACGTCTTCTCAGGCTCCTGAACTTTGGGCGCAGTTAGCCATGCAGCACGATGGCAAAGATCGCTGGTATCTGGAAGCCCTCGGCATTGGCGCTGATGGACAATGGGACTCGTTTTATACGGCCTGGCTCAAGCGGGCGGGCGTTAATCCAATCGGTACGGCAGCCGGAAAAGACATTGTGTGGCGTTCGAGAACGAAAGAAGCTGTTCCGATGCTGGCGCGTTTGGCCGCCGATCAACAAACGGACATGAGCCAGCGGCTGCGCTATTTCCGGGCATTCGATTTTAATCCCGGTGGTACGGAAAAATCCAATGCTCTGCTGACAATCATTAAGAATAATCCGGGTAATACCGAAATCAATAAGCTGGCACTCCGCCATTTAGATCCTTCTTTTGTTAAGCAGTCTCCTGACGCAGGAGCGGCCTTAGCCAAACTGATGGATGAGGTGTACGGCACGAAAGAATACATGGATCTGGTTTCCCGGTATGAGCCGAAAGCCGAAAACAAACGCCTGTTGCAACTAGCAACCCAAAATGCCATGACGGGCATGGGCCGGGATGCTTCGCGGCAACTGCTGAAACAGGAGGGTAGCCCCCTGATCTGGGAAGTGGTTAACGGCAGCAATACAGACGCGGTAACGCAGATGCTACTGGCGCTTCGCATGGTTGGTACGAAAGAATCCATCGATATTCTGAAAACAGTAGCTCTGGATGAGAAACGTCCGGCGAGCTTGCGCATGGATGCCACGCGGGCATTAGGTGGTAGCATGAACGGAGCCGATGAGGTGCTGGTGTTGCTAAAAGGCAAACAGATCAAAGGAGATTACAAAAAAGCCGCCGTGCAGGGCGTAAGCAATGATTGGCGGAAGGGCGTTCGGCAGGAAGTGGCTTCGTACCTGGATGGGGCGACTGGAGCTGAAGGGAAAAAACTACCCGGTATTCCCGAACTACTGGCCATGAACGGCGATGCAAGCCGGGGCGGAATGATCTTCAAAAACAATTGCTCCGTGTGCCACCAGGTCAACAGCGAGGGCATGGATTTTGGTCCCAAGCTGTCGGAAATTGGCAGTAAGCTAGCCAAGGAAGGACAATATCTGGCCATTTTGTACCCAGATGCCGGTATTAGCTTCGGCTTTGAAGGTTGGGAAGTAAAGTTTAAAGATGGGAGTACCATGGCCGGTATTGTTTCCAGCAAAACCGAAACCGATCTGCAAATGAAATTTCCTGGCGGCATCGTAACCAACTACAAAATGAGCGACGTGGTTTCCATGAAGAAAATGGATAGTTCCATGATGCCCAGCGGCTTGCAGGAAGCTATGTCTACGCAGGAATTAGTAGATCTAGTGGAATATCTGGCCAGTCTAAAGAAAAAGTAA
- a CDS encoding NAD(P)/FAD-dependent oxidoreductase — MTHVGIVGGGISGLSSAYYLHKAGHRVTVFDRAPITDGCSFGNAGMIVPSHIIPLAQPGMMAKGMRWMLRSTSPFYVKPRLNIDLMRWGWLFYRHSTEAHVQRSIPALRDISLLSKKLYQDMASNGDLDFGWQELGLLMLYKTPSAEHEMAEEADVANKSGIEAQVLNGQQVQDLEPKTQVDVRGAVYYPGDAHLNPGQLIRSMVAYLRKEGVEILENHEVTGFTTSGSRITAVQTAQGAHPVDELVIAGGAWSPQLTQQLGFSLSLQGGKGYSFMVRNVTNNVRVPAIMLEARATATPIGQDLRFAGTLEVAGVDLSVNMNRVKGIVQSINQYYPDIQVDLPQVDKVWSGLRPCSPDGLPYIGRTQRYENLILATGHGMMGVSLGPATGKLVAEVVANQSSSMDISAFRSERFS; from the coding sequence ATGACACACGTTGGTATCGTTGGCGGAGGAATTAGCGGACTTAGTTCGGCCTACTATCTGCACAAGGCGGGACACCGCGTTACCGTTTTCGATCGCGCTCCGATTACGGATGGTTGCTCGTTCGGCAATGCAGGCATGATCGTTCCCAGCCACATCATTCCGTTGGCGCAACCCGGGATGATGGCGAAAGGAATGCGCTGGATGCTGCGCTCGACCAGCCCATTTTACGTGAAGCCGCGTCTGAACATCGATCTGATGCGCTGGGGTTGGCTGTTCTACCGCCATTCCACGGAGGCGCACGTCCAGCGGTCTATTCCAGCCTTGCGGGATATTAGTTTGCTGAGTAAAAAGCTGTATCAGGATATGGCCTCAAATGGCGATCTGGATTTTGGCTGGCAGGAACTCGGTTTACTAATGCTCTATAAAACCCCTTCCGCTGAGCATGAAATGGCCGAAGAAGCGGACGTGGCCAACAAGTCGGGCATCGAAGCACAGGTATTGAATGGTCAGCAGGTGCAGGACTTAGAGCCAAAGACGCAGGTTGATGTACGCGGAGCCGTTTATTATCCCGGTGATGCGCACCTGAATCCGGGACAGTTGATTCGTTCGATGGTGGCTTATCTGCGTAAAGAAGGCGTGGAGATTCTGGAAAACCACGAAGTAACCGGCTTTACGACCTCCGGCTCGCGGATTACGGCGGTACAGACGGCGCAGGGCGCTCACCCCGTCGATGAGCTGGTTATTGCCGGCGGTGCGTGGTCGCCCCAACTAACGCAGCAATTGGGTTTTTCTCTGTCGTTGCAGGGTGGCAAAGGCTATAGCTTCATGGTGCGTAACGTAACGAACAACGTTCGGGTGCCGGCCATCATGCTCGAAGCGCGGGCTACGGCTACACCCATCGGGCAGGATTTACGCTTTGCCGGGACACTCGAAGTTGCCGGGGTTGATTTGAGCGTCAACATGAACCGCGTAAAAGGAATTGTGCAATCGATTAATCAGTATTACCCTGATATTCAGGTCGATTTACCGCAGGTCGATAAAGTGTGGAGTGGGTTGCGGCCCTGTTCGCCGGATGGCTTGCCGTACATTGGCCGAACTCAACGTTATGAAAACCTGATTCTTGCCACCGGGCACGGCATGATGGGCGTTAGCCTGGGACCTGCTACGGGTAAATTAGTGGCCGAAGTAGTGGCTAATCAGTCATCCAGCATGGATATCAGCGCCTTCCGTTCAGAACGCTTTTCCTGA
- a CDS encoding FG-GAP repeat domain-containing protein: MKKLLILFLLTHTLYAQTPSFKIQVVDNQIDIGYGLAIGDVDGDKKPDILLADQKEIVWYQNPGNQTGNWTRHVMAANLTPQDNVCIAARDIDGDGRVEVAVGAGWNPSETADSTKSGGVFYLIRPQDPTKNWEPVRLHHEVTTHRMRWAKVGPNRYQLIVVPLHGLGNRNGEGRGVRILAYEKPTDPRSRWTTQLVDSTLHMTHNFEIWEDGAETRMLLGGKEGSKLVRFLAGKWEQTEQWIGQGNGMGEVRRGFQNGKQALVTSIEPMHGNRLVVYRPNQKDGQTLTDRMNQGHALLCGDFLKMGSDQIVMGWRNPNADKKVGVRLFVPDKTLTTWQEFPLDDSVMMACEDLQAADLDQDGDLDIIASGRATLNVLIYWNNTPAGKR, from the coding sequence ATGAAAAAGCTGCTTATTCTCTTCCTATTGACGCATACACTTTACGCGCAAACACCATCGTTTAAAATACAGGTGGTTGACAACCAGATCGATATTGGCTATGGCCTGGCGATTGGCGATGTCGATGGAGATAAAAAGCCGGACATCCTGCTGGCTGATCAGAAAGAAATTGTCTGGTACCAAAATCCTGGGAATCAAACCGGAAACTGGACGCGCCATGTGATGGCTGCCAACCTTACACCACAGGATAATGTTTGCATTGCTGCCCGTGACATTGACGGCGACGGGCGGGTAGAGGTGGCCGTGGGGGCTGGCTGGAACCCCTCCGAAACAGCGGACTCAACGAAATCGGGTGGCGTATTTTACCTAATCCGGCCCCAGGACCCAACGAAAAACTGGGAGCCGGTGCGCCTGCACCACGAAGTAACGACCCACCGCATGCGCTGGGCTAAAGTGGGTCCTAATCGGTATCAGCTTATTGTTGTTCCGCTGCATGGGCTGGGCAATCGAAACGGGGAAGGGCGCGGCGTTCGGATACTGGCTTACGAAAAACCAACTGATCCGCGCAGCCGCTGGACAACGCAACTGGTGGATTCGACGCTGCACATGACGCATAATTTTGAAATCTGGGAAGATGGCGCCGAAACACGGATGCTTCTGGGTGGCAAAGAAGGCAGCAAATTGGTGCGTTTTCTGGCTGGGAAATGGGAGCAGACGGAGCAATGGATCGGTCAGGGCAACGGCATGGGCGAGGTGCGTCGGGGCTTTCAAAACGGCAAGCAAGCGTTGGTGACTTCAATCGAACCCATGCACGGCAACCGGCTGGTGGTATACCGACCCAATCAGAAAGACGGCCAGACCCTGACGGACCGCATGAACCAGGGCCACGCGCTGCTCTGTGGCGACTTTTTAAAAATGGGAAGCGACCAGATTGTGATGGGTTGGCGTAATCCCAATGCGGACAAAAAAGTGGGCGTTCGGCTCTTTGTGCCCGACAAAACCCTGACGACCTGGCAGGAATTTCCGCTCGACGATAGCGTGATGATGGCCTGCGAAGATTTACAGGCTGCCGACCTCGATCAGGATGGCGATTTAGACATTATCGCTTCGGGCCGCGCCACCCTGAACGTGCTGATTTACTGGAATAATACGCCAGCAGGTAAGCGCTAA